The genomic region GGTGAGAAGGAAGGCGGCGGCACGCAGGTGCTCTACCTCGCCCCGGCGAGCGTGAGCTTCCAGGAGCTCGGCCTCCCCGAGCTGCCCGAGCACTCGGCCGCCTCGTTCTCGGAGCACGTCTCCCACACGCCGTACCTGCACGGCGTCACGCCCATCGCGCTGTACGCCACCGCCGCCTTCTTGATCCACCGGAACAAGAAGAAGGAAGAAGAGGCGGAGCACCACGAGGAGGGGAAGTAGATGAGCGCCCACGCACATCCCAAGGCCATCGGCGGGAAGCTGCTCGATCCCACGATGAAGATCCTCCTCGGCCTCTTCGGCATCGCCGCGGTGGTCATGGTGTACCGCTTCTTCACCGGCATCGGCCCGGTCAGCAACATGACCGACGGCTACGCCTGGGGCATCTGGGAGCCGATCAACGTCGTCGTCTTCACCGGCATCGGTGCGGGCGCCTACTCGGTCGGCCTCCTCTGCTACCTGCTCAACAAGGGCAAGTACCACCCCTACGTCCGCCCGGCCGTGCTCGTCGGCGCCATCGCCTACTCGCTCGGCGGCTCCTCGATCGTCATCGCCCTCGGCCGGTACTGGAACGCGTACTGGCTCCCGGCGGTGCCGATCTGGAACCTGAACTCGGTGCTCCTCGAGGTCGCCGTCTGCGTGATCTCGTACGTGCTCGTGCTCTGGGTCGAGGTGCTCCCGGCGGTCCTGGACGGCGCGGCGTCGAGCAAGTCGCCGGGCTGGTCGCGCTTCGGCGCGAAGTGGGGCCAGCGGCTCTCGAAGGCGATGCCGTTCGTCATCGCCCTCGCGGTGGTGCTGCCGACCATGCACCAGAGCTCCCTCGGCGGCCTGATGCTCATCGCGACCACCAAGGTGGACCCGCTGTGGCACACCTGGGCGCTGCCGCTGCTCGCCCTCATCTCCTGCCTCTCGATGGGCTACGGCACCGTGGTGGTGCTGACCAACATCCTGGGGATGACCTGGAAGGCCAAGTACGACCAGGCGCTCTTCGCGGACATGTCGAAGGTGAACGGCGGCCTGCTGTTCCTCTTCAGCGCGATCCGCCTGGGCGACATCGTGGTGCAGGGCAAGCTGCACTACCTCGGCCGCCTCGACCACCACCTGTTCTTCTTCGTGCTGGAGATGGCGCTGTTCCTGGTCCCGGCCTTCATGTTCTTCTCGCCGAAGGTCCAGCAGAACCGGGGCCGGCTCTTCGCGGCCGCCCTCATGGCCATCGCCGCCGGCGCGCTCTGGCGCGTGGACGCCTACCTGACCTGCTACAACGCGGGCGAGGGTTGGGAGTACTTCCCGTCGATGGGCGAGACGATCGTCACCATCGGCATGGCGGCCATCGGCATCGCGGTGTTCATCTTCGTCTCCAGGTTGTTCCCTGTCGTGGTCGTCGATGACGCCCACCGTCACTCCAACGTCGGCGCCGACCAGGTCCGGTCGGCTGCCAGCCGGTAGAGGTGCTTAAATGAGCCAGCGAATCACCATCGATCCAGTCACCCGAATCGAGGGGCACCTCCGCATCGACGTCGAGGTGGAGGGGGGCAAGGTCGCGAAGGCGTGGTCCACCGGGACCATGTGGCGCGGCATCGAGGAGATCGTGAAGGGGCGCGACCCGCGCGAGGCGTGGGTCTTCGTCCAGCGCATCTGCGGCGTGTGCACCACCGTGCACGCGATGGCTTCCGTGCGCTCGGTCGAGAACGCTCTCAACCTCGAGATCCCGATCAACGCCCAGTACATCCGCAACCTGATCGTGAGCGCGCACTCGCTCCACGACCACATCGTGCACTTCTACCACCTGTCGGCGCTCGACTGGGTGGACGTGGTCAGCGCGCTGAAGGCCGATCCGGCCAAGGCTGCTCAGATCGGCCAGAGCATCAGCGACTGGCACCTGAACAGCGTCCAGGAGCTCACGGCCGTCAAGGCCAAGCTCGAGTCGTTCGTGAA from Anaeromyxobacter paludicola harbors:
- a CDS encoding polysulfide reductase NrfD family protein, producing the protein MSAHAHPKAIGGKLLDPTMKILLGLFGIAAVVMVYRFFTGIGPVSNMTDGYAWGIWEPINVVVFTGIGAGAYSVGLLCYLLNKGKYHPYVRPAVLVGAIAYSLGGSSIVIALGRYWNAYWLPAVPIWNLNSVLLEVAVCVISYVLVLWVEVLPAVLDGAASSKSPGWSRFGAKWGQRLSKAMPFVIALAVVLPTMHQSSLGGLMLIATTKVDPLWHTWALPLLALISCLSMGYGTVVVLTNILGMTWKAKYDQALFADMSKVNGGLLFLFSAIRLGDIVVQGKLHYLGRLDHHLFFFVLEMALFLVPAFMFFSPKVQQNRGRLFAAALMAIAAGALWRVDAYLTCYNAGEGWEYFPSMGETIVTIGMAAIGIAVFIFVSRLFPVVVVDDAHRHSNVGADQVRSAASR